One Aegilops tauschii subsp. strangulata cultivar AL8/78 chromosome 7, Aet v6.0, whole genome shotgun sequence genomic window carries:
- the LOC109744746 gene encoding uncharacterized protein, with amino-acid sequence MEGLDVDDVFHHYRLCPTEVEAVTYYLPRLLSGETLHGADKLIHRVEISGCEPKDLARRFAPVPQAVSSGDRFFFTTCKSKNGSKLQSVRGAGSGTWSIQKTTEISHAGCKVGEVKNLSFKKQGKSTGWVMEEYRCLLPEATVSDGVKVFCKMHLAQHAPDAARQESEAYKLQQQQPEAVTPSTHAQKRPAPAAAAEPHPPRPKKRMRGAVPVPAPATPSFLMYDEAARAMHGPLAHTNFPIQYAQASCESTTTSSRSDVAQAPEISSQSDVLESTQSVVLESVKHYSQQQIVPEAGSSIARIGSTSEEDVFEPLGPIFDLPDWEEDGFDLEELMRMMEDDPIEVQPVTGANTGVEMGQQEPLYLDALDQGVLEGMLQSDDPYPMWRSEDGAMHNPAFDDDAQKRYNAASDLDAPSLQGQDHLSKPRPCSFDPFEAAWKAEEALEKEKRCNAAANLHAGGHNNFFSPASVY; translated from the coding sequence ATGGAGGGGCTCGACGTCGACGACGTCTTCCACCACTACCGGCTGTGCCCTACGGAAGTGGAGGCCGTCACCTACTACCTGCCACGCCTCCTCTCCGGCGAGACGCTGCACGGCGCCGACAAGCTCATCCACCGCGTCGAAATCTCCGGCTGCGAGCCCAAGGATCTGGCCCGCCGGTTCGCGCCCGTGCCGCAGGCCGTGAGCAGCGGCGACCGGTTCTTCTTCACCACGTGCAAGAGCAAGAACGGGAGCAAGCTCCAGAGCGTGCGCGGCGCCGGCAGCGGCACCTGGAGCATCCAGAAGACCACCGAGATTAGCCACGCGGGATGCAAGGTCGGCGAGGTCAAGAACCTGTCCTTCAAGAAGCAGGGCAAGTCCACCGGCTGGGTCATGGAGGAATACCGATGCCTGCTGCCGGAGGCCACCGTCTCCGACGGGGTGAAGGTGTTCTGCAAGATGCACTTGGCTCAGCATGCCCCTGACGCGGCCCGCCAGGAATCGGAAGCGTACAAGCTTCAGCAACAGCAACCAGAGGCCGTGACCCCGAGCACGCACGCGCAGAAGAGGCCAGCGCCCGCTGCCGCTGCCGAGCCTCATCCGCCGCGCCCCAAGAAGAGGATGCGCGGTGCCGTCCCCGTCCCGGCACCTGCCACACCGTCGTTCTTGATGTATGATGAGGCAGCCAGAGCAATGCATGGCCCGCTGGCTCACACCAACTTCCCTATTCAGTATGCACAAGCGTCATGCGAGTCCACTACAACATCCAGCCGCTCCGACGTTGCTCAAGCTCCTGAGATTTCCTCCCAGTCAGATGTGCTGGAGTCCACCCAATCAGTTGTGCTGGAGTCTGTCAAGCATTACAGCCAACAACAGATTGTTCCTGAGGCTGGCTCAAGCATTGCAAGGATTGGGAGCACATCTGAAGAGGATGTCTTTGAGCCATTGGGGCCTATTTTCGATTTGCCGGATTGGGAGGAAGATGGTTTTGATCTTGAAGAACTAATGAGAATGATGGAAGACGACCCAATTGAAGTTCAGCCGGTCACTGGAGCCAACACTGGCGTGGAGATGGGCCAACAGGAACCTCTGTACCTGGATGCCTTGGACCAAGGCGTGCTGGAGGGCATGCTGCAGTCCGATGACCCTTACCCAATGTGGAGATCAGAGGATGGGGCCATGCACAATCCTGCCTTCGATGATGATGCCCAGAAGAGGTACAATGCCGCGTCGGATCTTGACGCTCCATCGCTTCAGGGACAGGACCACTTGTCCAAACCGCGGCCATGCTCCTTCGATCCATTTGAAGCAGCGTGGAAGGCCGAAGAGGCGCTCGAGAAGGAGAAGAGGTGCAATGCCGCGGCCAATCTTCACGCTGGAGGGCACAACAACTTCTTCTCGCCTGCAAGTGTCTATTAA